In the Rubrivivax gelatinosus IL144 genome, GACGGCTTCATCGACGGCCTGAACTCGCGCCGCCCGGCGCTGTTCAACGTCTACGCCGTCTGCCCGCCGGAGCACGGCGTCGGCGACGACAAGAGCGTCGACCAGAGCAAGCTGGCCGTCGAGAGCCGCGCCTACCCGCTGTTCCGCTACGACCCGGACGCCGGCGCCACCTTCGCCGAGTGCGTCAGCCTGGCGGGCAACCCGGCGATGAGCGCCGACTGGCCGACCTACAAGCTGAAGTACCTCGACGAGAACGGCACCGAGCAGCGCATGGACCTGCCGGTGACCTTCGCCGACTTCGCCGCCACCGAGGCCCGCTTCTCCAAGCACTTCCGCAAGGCGCCGGCCGAGACCTGGAACGACGCGATGATCCCGCTGGCCGAGCTGCTGACGCTGCCGGCCGACGAGCGCGGCGGCCGCTTCCCCTACATCTGGGCGGTCGACGCCAAGCGCCGCCTGATGCGCCTGCTGGTCGCCCAGGAACTGGTGCGCGCCTGCGAGGAACGCCAGCAGTACTGGCGCCAGCTGCGCGACCTGGTGACGCGCGAGAAGCCGGCCGACATCCCGGCGATCACCGAGCGCGTGCGCGGCGAGCTGCTGCAGAAGCTGAGCTCGGCGCTGGCGGCGCCGGCGGCTGCGGCCCCGGTGGCGGCGGCGCCGGCCCCGGTGGTCGCGGCGCCGGTCGCGCCGGCCCCGGTGCAGGCTCCGGCTCAGACGGCCCCGGCCGCCAAGCCGGCCGCCGCGGCCGCCGAGGCCCCGGTGGTCAACGGCGCGCACGAGCCGGTCTGGGTCGACAGCCCCGAGTGCTCGGCCTGCGACGAGTGCATCACGCTGGCCCCGGGTGTCTTCGCCTACGACGGCCGCCGCCGCGCGGTGGTCATCAACCCGAAGGGTGCGAGCTACTCGGACATCGTGAAGGCGGCCGAGAAATGCACCGCCGGCTGCCTGCACCCGGGAACCCCGTGGAACCCGGCCGAGCCGAACCTGGAGAAGCTCAAGCAGCGCGCGGCCAAGTTCAACTGAACGGCGACGCGACACACCGATGAAGCTGCTCAACTTCCTGCGCGGCGAGACCTTCGCGCGCGGCATCCATCCGCCGGAGCACAAGCACACGGCGGCGACGCCGATCCGGCGCCTGCCCTGGGCCGACGAACTCGTCGTCCCGCTGGCGCAGCACATCGGCAAGCCGGCCCAGGCGGTCGTGCGTGTCGGCCAGGAGGTCGTGCGCGGCCAGCCGATCGCCAAGGCCGACGGCTGGCTGTCGGTGCCGCATCACGCGCCGGCCACCGGCGTCGTCAAGGCCATCGAGCTGCGGCCCACGGCACGCGGGCCGTGGACGCCGTCCATCGTCATCCGCCCGCACGCCGCGGCGACCCAGGAAGACCTCTGGGGCGTGGCGCGCGACGCCGACGCGATGACGCCCGACGAGATCCTGCAGGCCGTCTGGGACGCCGGCCTCGTCGGCCTGGGCGGCGCGGCCTTCCCGACGCACGCCAAGCTGAAGGTGCCGCCGCAGGCCAAGGTGCACACGCTGGTCATCAACGGCTGCGAGTGCGAGCCTTATCTGACCTGCGACCACCGCACGATGGTCGAGGAGGCGACGGCGCTGGTGCGCGGCATCGCGCTGTCGATGCGCGCCACCGGGGCCGTGCGCGCCATCGTCGGCATCGAGGACAACAAGCCCGACGCGGTGCTGGCGGTCAAGGCCGCGATCGCCCAGGCCGGGCTGGAGAACGTCTTCGCCGAGGCGGTGCCGACCAAGTACCCGCAGGGCTCGGAGAAGATGCTGATCATGTCGCTGTTCGGGGTGGAGATCCCCTCCGGGCAGCTGCCGGTGTCGCTGGGCATGGTGATGAACAACGTCGGCACGATGGCGGCGATCGGCAAGCTGCTGCCGGCCGGCCAGGGGCTGACCGAGCGTGTCGTCACGATTGCCGGCCCCGGCGTCGCCCGCCCGGGCGACTACCGCGTGCCGCTGGGCACGCCGATCTCCTTCGTGCTCGACTGGGCCGGCGCGCCGCGCGATGCCACCAGCGCCTGCCAGCTGGTGCTCGGCGGCCCGATGATGGGCCAGGCCGTCGCCGCGCTGGACACGCCGGTGACCAAGGGCGTCTCCGGCGTGCTCGTCTTCCGCCGCGAGGACATGGCCGAACGCGACGACCGCCGCACCTACCCGTGCATCAAGTGCGGCCAGTGCGTCGAGAGCTGCCCGATGGGCCTGAACCCGTCGGCGCTGGGCATGTTGGCGGCCAAGCGCGAGTACGACGAGATGGGCGCGCATTACCACCTCGGCGAGTGCTTCGAGTGCGGCTGCTGCACCTACGTCTGCCCGTCGAACATCCCGCTGGTGCAGCAGTTCCGCGTCGCCAAGCAGGTGCTGCGCGAACGCGCCGCGTCCGCTCCCGCCGCGCCCGCGGCCACGCGCAGCTGAGGGCCCGCACGATGAGCACCACGATCGAGATCCGCAGCGCGCCGCACATCAAGACGCAGCGCAGCGTCGAGCAGATCATGCGCAACGTCGTCGGCTCGCTGCTGCCGGTGTGCGCCTTCTTCGTCTACCAGTACGGCGTCTCGGCGCTGGCCTCGCTGGCCGTCGTCACCGCCGCCTGCCTGGCGACCGAACGTTTCTTCGTCAAGACCGGCACCCAGTCGGGGACGCTGGCCGACTGGTCGGCGGTCATCACCGGCATCCTGCTGGCGCTGTCGCTGCCGCCGGCCTTCCCGCTGTGGATGGGCGCGGTGGCCGGCATCGTCGCGATCGCGCTGGGCAAGGCGCTGTTCGGCGGCATCGGCTTCAACGTCTTCAACCCGGCGCTGGTCGGCCGGGCCTTCGTGCAGGCGGCGTTCCCGGTGGCGATCGCCACCTACACGCCGTCCTTCCTCGACGGCCGCTTCACCAGCTTCGTGCCGAGCACGCTGGCCTGGCCGCTGATGATGCCGGCCGACACCGCCGCCTGGCTGCAGAGCCTGCACCTGGACGGCGTCACCGGCGCCACGCCGCTGGCGAAGTGGAAGTTCGAGGGCGTCGCCGCCGACCCGCTGCAGCTGCTGTCCTCGCTGTCGGGCCACATGGCGGTGGGGCCGTCGCCGCTGCTGATCCTGGTCTGCGGCGCCTACCTCGCGCTGCGGCGTTATCTGGACTGGCGCATCCCGGCGGCCATCCTCGGCAGCGCCGGCCTGACGGCCTTCGCGCTGTACGCCTGGAACCCGGCACGCTTCCCGGACCCGTTCTTCATGATGTTCTCCGGCGGCCTGATGCTCGGCGCGGTCTACATGGCCACCGACATGGCGACCTCGCCGGTGACGCCACGCGGCATGTGGGTCTACGGCGGCCTGATCGGCGTGCTGACGGTGCTGATCCGCTACTACGGCGGCCTGCCCGAAGGCGTGATGTACGCGATCCTGATCGGCAACGCCGCGTCGCCGCTGATCGAGCGCTTCACGCAGCCGCGTCCCTTCGGCAAGAGCGGGCTGCTGCGCCCGCGCCGCGGCGCGACCTACGCGCTGCACCCCGAGTACATCTCGCGCGAGGAAGCCGGCGCCACGACGCCGAAGAAGCGCATGCCGATCAACAAGCCCCGCAAATGAACGCGCCCCAGTCCCCGGCGGCCCTGCCGCCGCCTCCGCCGACGCCCACGCGCGCAATGATCGCGACGCTGGGCCTCGTGGCCGCGATCTGCGGCCTGCTGATCGTCACCGCCTACGAAGGCAGCCTGCCGGCGGTGAAGGAGAACCGCCGCATCGCGCTCGAACGTGCCGTCGCCAAGGTGCTGCCCGGCGCGCAGAAGACGGTCTCCTACCTCGCGCTGGCCGACGGCCAGGTCGTGCCCGGCGCGCCCGACGGCGCCCCTGCCGGCGCGCTGCCCTTCCAGGCCGCCTACGACGCGCAAGGCGCGCTGATGGGCATCGCCGCCGAAGGCGCCGCCAAGGGCTACGCCGACACCGTGCGCGTGATGTTCGGCTACAAGCCGCAGTGCCAGTGCATCGTCGGCATCGCCGTCGTCAGCATGCGCGAGACGCCCGGCATCGGCGACAAGATCCTCACCGACGCCGCGTTCCTGAAGAACTTCGAGGCCCTGGACGTCAAGCTCGGCGCCGACCTGAAGGGCCTGGCCAACGCGGTGAAGACCGTCAAGCACGGCACCAAGACCGACGCCTGGCAGATCGACGCGATCTCAGGCGCCACCGTCACCTCGCGTGCGGTCGGCCGCGGCATCGACGAAGCCGCGCAGGCGCTGCTGCCGCGGCTGGTGCCCCAGCTCCAACAGATCGGAAAAGCCCCATGAGTTCACATCACGCCCATGGCGGCGCCGCGAGCACCGGCATGACCGGCGCCTGGGAGCAGCTCACCGAAGGCGTCTGGAAGCAGAACCCGACCTTCGTGATGATGCTCGGCATGTGCCCGACGCTGGCCGTCACAGTCTCGGGCATCAACGCGCTGTCGATGGGAGTCGCCACCGCGCTGGTGCTGATCGCCTCCTGTGGCCTGGTCTCGCTGCTGCGCAACGTCGTGCCCAAGGAAGTGCGCATCGCGACCTACATCGTGATCATCGCGACCTTCGTCACCGTCATCGACTACACGATCCAGATGGTGAGCCTGAAGCTGTACGAGGCGCTGGGCGCCTTCATCCAGCTCATCGTCGTGAACTGCATCATCCTCGGCCGCGCCGAGGCGCACGCCTCGAAGAACCCGCCGATCGCCTCGATGCTCAACGCCGCCGGCATGGGCGCGGGCTTCACGATCGGCCTGCTGTCGCTGGGCGTGGTGCGCGAGATCCTCGGCGCCGGCACGCTGTTCGGCTTCTCGCTGTTCGGCCCGCACTTCCAGCCCTGGGTCGTGATGGTGCTGCCGCCGGGCGGCTTCTTCGTGCTCGGCTCGTGGCTGCTGTTCTTCTCGTGGTGGGAAAAGCGCAAGCGCCGGCTGGCCGCCGCGGCCGCGACGCCCGCCACCGCCTCGTCGGGAGCTTGAGATGGCGCACGACACCGTCTTCCAGATCTTCATCGGCGCGCTGCTGGCCAACAACTTCGTACTCGCGATGTTCCTCGGCCTGTGCCCCTTCCTCGGGGTCTCGGGCAAGCTCGACACCGCGCTGCCGATGGGCGTGGCCACGACCTTCGTGATGGCCGTGGCATCGCTGTTCGCCTTCGGGCTGAACTGGCTGCTGAGCCTGGTCGGGCTCGAGTTCCTGCGCCTGATCTCCTACATCGTCGTCATCGCCTCGGCGGTGCAGCTCGTCGAGATGGTGCTGAAGAAGTACAGCCCGACGCTGTTCCGCGCGCTCGGCATCTACCTGCCGCTGATCACGACCAACTGCGCCGTGCTCGGCGTGGCGCTGATCCAGACCGCACGCGAGTACAGCCTGTGGCAGTCGCTGGCCTTCGCGATCGGCGGCGGCGCCGGCTTCACGCTGGCGCTGGTGCTGATGGCCGGCCTGCGCGAGCGCCTGCAGCTGGTCGAGGTGCCCGAGTTGGCACGCGGCTCGGCGCTGACGCTGATGCTCGCCGGCGTGCTGTCGCTGGCCTTCATGGGCTTCGCCGGCCTGGGCGGATGACATGCTGAACTACCTCGTCGCCTTCGGCGCGATCGCCGGCCTGATGGTCGGCTGGCTCGTCGTGCAGCGCATCGCACGCGGCTACGCCGAGCGCCACCCCGAGACCGGCCCGTACCGCGAGGTCGGCTGCTCCGGCGGCTGCGGCCATTGCGGCCAGCCCTGCGAACAGCCGGCCGAGGCCCCCGTCGCGCCGCCGCGCCCGCTATGAGAGCCCCCGACATGACCCTCACCGATGCCCCCGTGGCCGCGTCGCAGCTCAGCGCCGCGCTCGTCTCCAGCGCGCGCATCACGCCGGCCGAATCGCCCGAAGACGTGCGCCACCTGGTCTTCGAGACCCACGACCCATCCTTCGACATCCGCCTGGGCCAGTGCCTGCGCCTGCGTGTGCCCGGCCGCTACGGCCAGGCCTGGCACGAGCGCCTGTATTCGCTCGCCGACCTGGACGTCAGCGATCCCGAACGCACCGAGTTCGCGCTGCTGGTGCGCCGCTGCCACGAGATCGACGACTTCAACGGCGAGCGCCATCCCGGCGTCGCGTCCAACTATCTCTGCGACCTCAAGCCCGGCGAGCGCATCGAGTTCAGCGGCCCGGTCGGTCACCCGTTCCCGGTGCCGCCGGACCGCCACTCGCCGATGATCATGATCGGCATGGGCACCGGCATCGCGCCGTTCCGGGGCCTGGTGCGCCGCATCTACGAGACGCTGGGCCGCTGGGACGGCCCGGTGCGCCTGTTCTACGGCGCGCGCTCGGGGCTGGAGATGCTCTACATGAACGAGCAGAACACCGACATCGCGCAGTACTACGACGAAGCCAGCTTCAAGGCCTTCCAGGCCGTGAGCCCGCGGCCGCACCTGAGCGTGCTGTCGGCGCTGGGGCGCAGCGTCGAGGACAACGCCGCCGAGCTGCGCAGCCTGCTCGAGGACAAGCGTACCCATGTCTACATCGCCGGGCCCGAGGCGCTGAAGTCGGGCACCGAGGTCGCGCTGGCGCGCATCGCCGGTGCGCCCGGACGCTGGGCGCTGCTGCGCCAGACCTTCATCGCCGGCGGCCGCTGGCACGAGGTCCTGTACTGAACGCCGCGCGCGAAGGAAACAAGATGCTGATGAAGCGACGCACCCTGATCTCCGCCTCGCTGGGCCTGGGCGCCCTCGGGGTCCTGGCCTGGAGCCGGCGTGAAGCCGCCCCGGCCGCCACCGCGGCGCTGCCGCGCCACGAAGGCAGCGCGCGCGCCTTCGGCACCACGGTCCACCTCACCGTGCTGCACCCCGACGAAGCCGTGGCGCGCACGGCGATCGACGCCGCGCTGGCCGAGGTGAAGGCCGTCGATGCGCTGATGAGCCTGCGCCAGGACGGCAGCCAGCTCGTGCGCCTGAACCGCAACGGCGTCTTCGACTCGCCCGACGCGCGTTTCGTCGCCGTGCTGCAGGCCGGCCAGGAACTCGCGCGCATGACCGGCGGCGCCTTCGACCTGACGGTGCAGCCGCTGTGGAACGCGTTCGAAGCCGCGCACGAAGCCGGTGGCCTGCCGGACGCGGCGACCCTCGCCGCCGCGCGCGCCAAGGTCGGCTGGCAGCGGCTGAAGGTCTCGGCCGAACGCGTGACGCTGGCCGAGGCCGGCATGGGCATCACCGTCAACGGCCTTGCCCAGGGCTATGCCGCCGACCGCGCGCGCGCCGTGCTGCTGCAGCACGGCATCGCGCACGCGCTGCTGGACACCGGCGAGTTCGCGACCATCGGCGCCAAGGACGAAGGTCGTCCCTGGATGCTGGGCGTGCGCGACCCGCGCGACGCCGAAGCCGTGGCCGCGCGCCTGGCGATGGACGGCCGCGCGCTGTCGACTTCGGGCGACTACGAGACCTTCTTCACGCCCGACTTCGTGCACCACCACATCTTCGACCCGGCGGCCGGCGACTCGCCGACGCAGCTGGCCAGCGTTACCGTGCTCGCGCCCACCGGGCTGCAGGCCGACGGCCTGTCGACCGCCTTCATGGTGATGGGCGCCGAACGTTCGCTGGCGATGGCCGAGCGCCTGGACGGCGTCGATGCGCTGCTGATCGCCAAGGACGGCCGGCGCTGGACCAGCCGCGGCTTCACGACGGCCGCCTGATCCGCCGCGCCCGCGACGACGACGCCCGGCTGCGGCCGGGCGTTTTCACGTCACCAGTGGCGCACGCGCCCGGTGTCCAGGTGTACGAAGCGATCCTGCTCGTAGTAGCCGACGCCGCCGGCCTGCAGCGTCATCGCCGCGTCGCGCAGCTCCTTCAGCGGCACGCCGGCCAGGCGCACGTCGATCGCGCGGCCATCCATGTGCAGGCTGTGCCGCGCGACGCCGCCGCCACGCGTGTTGCGCAGCCGGTCGTTGGTCTCGGGGCAGCGGTAGCCCGAGATGACCTCGAAGACAGCGCTCTCGGTGCCGAGCAGGCTGCGCACGCGGTGCAGCAGTTCGAAGAGCTGCGGGTCGATGACGCCGACGCTGCCGGTGTAGTGGTCGCGCAGGAAGCGGTTCAGCGTGCCCAATGCCGCCGGCACGAACTGGCTGTCCACCGCATACACCAGGTCCAGCGACTCGCCGGTGTGGGTGTGGTTCATCGCCAGCGCGCGCGGGCCGGGCAGGGCAGCCAGCGCCGGGCGCGTGGCGGCGGCCACCGGCAGCACGCCGACGGCCAGCTTGGCGCCGTGGCGCAGGAAACGGCGGCGGTCCTGATTGCGCATCGTGGTCCTCCTCGTCAGTCGGCGCGGGCGGGCGCGGCGCGTTCGCGCAGCGCGGCCTGCAGGCGCGGGTCCTGACGGTAGATATCGTCGAAGAAAAACACGCGCCCGTCCTTGACGAGCGCGGTGCCGTAGGCGATCAGCACCCGCACCGGCGTCGTCAGCCGCAGCGTGCGCGACTCGCCGGCGTCCATCGCCTCGCGGATGCGCGCCTCGGGCCAGTCGGGCATGTCCTGCAGCACGAACATCGCCAGCGAAAGCGGGTCTTCGACACGCACGCAGCCGTGGCTGAAGTCGCGCCGGTCGCGCGCGAACAGGCCCGTC is a window encoding:
- a CDS encoding FAD:protein FMN transferase translates to MKRRTLISASLGLGALGVLAWSRREAAPAATAALPRHEGSARAFGTTVHLTVLHPDEAVARTAIDAALAEVKAVDALMSLRQDGSQLVRLNRNGVFDSPDARFVAVLQAGQELARMTGGAFDLTVQPLWNAFEAAHEAGGLPDAATLAAARAKVGWQRLKVSAERVTLAEAGMGITVNGLAQGYAADRARAVLLQHGIAHALLDTGEFATIGAKDEGRPWMLGVRDPRDAEAVAARLAMDGRALSTSGDYETFFTPDFVHHHIFDPAAGDSPTQLASVTVLAPTGLQADGLSTAFMVMGAERSLAMAERLDGVDALLIAKDGRRWTSRGFTTAA
- the rsxE gene encoding electron transport complex subunit RsxE, whose amino-acid sequence is MSSHHAHGGAASTGMTGAWEQLTEGVWKQNPTFVMMLGMCPTLAVTVSGINALSMGVATALVLIASCGLVSLLRNVVPKEVRIATYIVIIATFVTVIDYTIQMVSLKLYEALGAFIQLIVVNCIILGRAEAHASKNPPIASMLNAAGMGAGFTIGLLSLGVVREILGAGTLFGFSLFGPHFQPWVVMVLPPGGFFVLGSWLLFFSWWEKRKRRLAAAAATPATASSGA
- a CDS encoding RnfABCDGE type electron transport complex subunit D, yielding MSTTIEIRSAPHIKTQRSVEQIMRNVVGSLLPVCAFFVYQYGVSALASLAVVTAACLATERFFVKTGTQSGTLADWSAVITGILLALSLPPAFPLWMGAVAGIVAIALGKALFGGIGFNVFNPALVGRAFVQAAFPVAIATYTPSFLDGRFTSFVPSTLAWPLMMPADTAAWLQSLHLDGVTGATPLAKWKFEGVAADPLQLLSSLSGHMAVGPSPLLILVCGAYLALRRYLDWRIPAAILGSAGLTAFALYAWNPARFPDPFFMMFSGGLMLGAVYMATDMATSPVTPRGMWVYGGLIGVLTVLIRYYGGLPEGVMYAILIGNAASPLIERFTQPRPFGKSGLLRPRRGATYALHPEYISREEAGATTPKKRMPINKPRK
- a CDS encoding YcbK family protein is translated as MRNQDRRRFLRHGAKLAVGVLPVAAATRPALAALPGPRALAMNHTHTGESLDLVYAVDSQFVPAALGTLNRFLRDHYTGSVGVIDPQLFELLHRVRSLLGTESAVFEVISGYRCPETNDRLRNTRGGGVARHSLHMDGRAIDVRLAGVPLKELRDAAMTLQAGGVGYYEQDRFVHLDTGRVRHW
- a CDS encoding electron transport complex protein RnfA, with the protein product MAHDTVFQIFIGALLANNFVLAMFLGLCPFLGVSGKLDTALPMGVATTFVMAVASLFAFGLNWLLSLVGLEFLRLISYIVVIASAVQLVEMVLKKYSPTLFRALGIYLPLITTNCAVLGVALIQTAREYSLWQSLAFAIGGGAGFTLALVLMAGLRERLQLVEVPELARGSALTLMLAGVLSLAFMGFAGLGG
- the rsxC gene encoding electron transport complex subunit RsxC; translation: MKLLNFLRGETFARGIHPPEHKHTAATPIRRLPWADELVVPLAQHIGKPAQAVVRVGQEVVRGQPIAKADGWLSVPHHAPATGVVKAIELRPTARGPWTPSIVIRPHAAATQEDLWGVARDADAMTPDEILQAVWDAGLVGLGGAAFPTHAKLKVPPQAKVHTLVINGCECEPYLTCDHRTMVEEATALVRGIALSMRATGAVRAIVGIEDNKPDAVLAVKAAIAQAGLENVFAEAVPTKYPQGSEKMLIMSLFGVEIPSGQLPVSLGMVMNNVGTMAAIGKLLPAGQGLTERVVTIAGPGVARPGDYRVPLGTPISFVLDWAGAPRDATSACQLVLGGPMMGQAVAALDTPVTKGVSGVLVFRREDMAERDDRRTYPCIKCGQCVESCPMGLNPSALGMLAAKREYDEMGAHYHLGECFECGCCTYVCPSNIPLVQQFRVAKQVLRERAASAPAAPAATRS
- a CDS encoding FAD-binding oxidoreductase — protein: MTLTDAPVAASQLSAALVSSARITPAESPEDVRHLVFETHDPSFDIRLGQCLRLRVPGRYGQAWHERLYSLADLDVSDPERTEFALLVRRCHEIDDFNGERHPGVASNYLCDLKPGERIEFSGPVGHPFPVPPDRHSPMIMIGMGTGIAPFRGLVRRIYETLGRWDGPVRLFYGARSGLEMLYMNEQNTDIAQYYDEASFKAFQAVSPRPHLSVLSALGRSVEDNAAELRSLLEDKRTHVYIAGPEALKSGTEVALARIAGAPGRWALLRQTFIAGGRWHEVLY
- a CDS encoding FMN-binding protein, translated to MIATLGLVAAICGLLIVTAYEGSLPAVKENRRIALERAVAKVLPGAQKTVSYLALADGQVVPGAPDGAPAGALPFQAAYDAQGALMGIAAEGAAKGYADTVRVMFGYKPQCQCIVGIAVVSMRETPGIGDKILTDAAFLKNFEALDVKLGADLKGLANAVKTVKHGTKTDAWQIDAISGATVTSRAVGRGIDEAAQALLPRLVPQLQQIGKAP